One window of the Populus trichocarpa isolate Nisqually-1 chromosome 9, P.trichocarpa_v4.1, whole genome shotgun sequence genome contains the following:
- the LOC7467341 gene encoding cycloartenol-C-24-methyltransferase — translation MSKAGALDLATGLGGKIDKSDVLSAVEKYEKYHVCYGGDEEERKANYSDMVNKYYDLVTSFYEFGWGESFHFAPRFKGESLRESIKRHEHFLALQLGLKPGQKVLDVGCGIGGPLREIARFSSTSVTGLNNNEYQISRGKELNRTAGVDRTCDFVKGDFMKMPFPDNIYDAVYAIEATCHAPDAYGCYSEIYRVLKPGQCFAAYEWCMTDSFDPHNQEHQKIKAEIEIGDGLPDIRLTGQCIDALTKAGFEVIWSKDLAVGSPVPWYLPLDTSHFSLSSFRLTAVGRFFTKNMVKALEFVGLAPKGSQRVQDFLEKAAEGLVEGGRKEIFTPLFFFVARKPHSGSQ, via the exons ATGTCGAAAGCTGGTGCATTGGATCTCGCTACTGGTCTTGGCGGAAAGATCGATAAAAGTGATGTTCTCTCTGCTGTCGAGAA GTATGAGAAGTATCATGTCTGTTATGGAGGTgatgaggaagagagaaaagcCAACTACTCTGACATG gttaataaatattatgatcTTGTTACCAGCTTTTATGAGTTTGGCTGGGGGGAGTCTTTCCATTTTGCTCCTAG ATTCAAAGGGGAGTCTCTTCGCGAGAGCATCAAGCGACATGAACACTTTCTCGCTTTACAACTTGGCCTGAAACCTGGACAGAAG GTGTTGGATGTAGGATGTGGAATTGGCGGGCCTTTAAGAGAAATTGCTCGATTCAG CTCAACATCAGTAACAGGGTTGAACAACAATGAGTATCAGATATCAAGGGGAAAG GAACTAAATCGCACTGCAGGAGTTGACAGGACCTGTGATTTTGTGAAG GGTGATTTCATGAAAATGCCATTCCCTGATAACATTTATGATGCTGTATATGCAATTGAAGCTACCTGCCATGCACCAGATGCA TATGGATGCTACAGTGAGATTTACAGGGTATTGAAGCCAGGACAATGTTTTGCTGCATATGAGTGGTGCATGACTGATTCTTTCGATCCACATAACCaagaacatcaaaaaattaag GCAGAAATAGAGATTGGTGATGGCCTTCCAGACATCAGGTTGACTGGACAATGCATTGATGCTCTAACGAAAGCTGGTTTTGAG GTCATATGGTCAAAAGATCTTGCAGTGGGCTCACCTGTGCCATGGTACTTGCCTTTGGACACAAGTCACTTCTCACTGAGTAGCTTCCGTTTAACAGCTGTTGGGAGATTCTTTACAAAAAATATG GTCAAAGCCCTGGAATTTGTAGGACTTGCTCCCAAAGGAAGTCAAAGGGTTCAAGATTTTCTTGAGAAGGCTGCAGAGGGATTAGTTGAAGGTGGAAG GAAGGAGATTTTCACCCCGCTGTTTTTCTTCGTGGCTCGGAAGCCACATTCAGGGAGCCAGTGA
- the LOC7482294 gene encoding protein DUF642 L-GALACTONO-1,4-LACTONE-RESPONSIVE GENE 2, producing MAVGFSLMLALFLLFIGSASAATYMEGFLKNGNFEEKPKPGAIRKTVLKGKNALPSWEINGFVEYISAGPQPGGMYFNVAHGVHAVRLGNEASISQTITIKAGSLYALTFGASRTCAQDEVLRVSVGPVFGDLPLQTLYSSNGGDTYAWGFRLNATVVQVTFHNTGVQEDPACGPLIDAVAIKELFPPMPTRDNLVRNHGFEEGPHRLVNTSNGILLPPRQEDLTSPLPGWIIESLKAVKFIDKRHFNVPFGLAAVELVAGRESAIAQILRTTPNKVYSLAFTIGDARNGCHGSMMVEAFAAGDTFKVPFESKGKGESKSASFKFKAISARTRITFYSSYYHTRIDDYGSLCGPILDEVRVSPIA from the exons ATGGCTGTTGGGTTTTCGCTTATGCTTGCATTGTTCTTGCTCTTCATTGGCTCTGCCTCAGCTGCTACTTACATGGAAG GCTTTCTCAAAAATGGCAACTTTGAAGAGAAACCAAAACCTGGTGCCATCAGAAAAACAGTCCTTAAAGGAAAAAATGCACTCCCCAGCTGGGAAATCAATGGCTTCGTAGAATACATCTCTGCTGGGCCACAACCCGGTGGCATGTACTTTAATGTGGCTCATGGTGTCCATGCGGTAAGGCTAGGCAATGAGGCCTCAATTTCTCAAACAATAACGATAAAAGCAGGCTCTCTTTATGCCCTAACTTTTGGTGCTTCAAGAACTTGTGCTCAAGACGAGGTGTTGAGAGTCTCAGTTGGTCCTGTGTTTGGGGACCTGCCTTTGCAGACTCTGTATAGTAGTAATGGTGGAGACACTTATGCTTGGGGATTTAGACTCAATGCCACTGTTGTTCAAGTGACATTTCACAATACCGGGGTCCAAGAGGACCCTGCGTGTGGACCACTCATTGATGCAGTTGCTATCAAGGAGCTCTTTCCACCAATGCCCACGAGAG ATAACCTTGTAAGGAATCATGGCTTTGAGGAGGGTCCTCATCGGTTAGTAAACACCTCCAATGGCATCCTCCTTCCTCCAAGACAAGAAGATCTCACATCTCCACTCCCTGGCTGGATTATTGAATCACTTAAAGCTGTGAAGTTCATTGACAAAAGGCACTTCAATGTTCCCTTTGGACTTGCTGCTGTTGAGCTTGTTGCAGGAAGAGAAAGTGCAATTGCCCAAATCCTCAGAACAACTCCCAACAAAGTCTACAGTCTCGCATTCACAATCGGAGACGCGAGGAATGGTTGCCATGGATCCATGATGGTTGAGGCATTCGCTGCTGGTGATACATTTAAGGTTCCATTCGAATCCAAAGGAAAGGGTGAATCCAAGAgcgcaagtttcaagttcaaagccATTTCAGCTAGGACAAGAATTACATTTTACAGTTCATACTACCATACTAGGATTGATGACTACGGATCCCTTTGTGGTCCTATACTTGATGAAGTTAGGGTATCCCCTATTGCTTAG